A genomic window from Astatotilapia calliptera chromosome 12, fAstCal1.2, whole genome shotgun sequence includes:
- the LOC113033913 gene encoding beta-1,3-galactosyl-O-glycosyl-glycoprotein beta-1,6-N-acetylglucosaminyltransferase-like — MWFPKRGWRLQLLQFIAVLGSLWMFILLSQLKTGRSAAYILKYQWLVYTDEDESPEKVCNCSAILQGEKDEIQQAKLLTITKDFQKSTQIPDEYYINATKDCSEFKMRRKYITFPLSKEEEDFPLAYSMVVHHKVHSFERLLRAIYAPQNIYCVHVDKKAPASVFIAINAITSCFPNVFMVSKTVDVVYAGWTRVQADLNCMADLYNTSTTWKYFINLCGQDFPLKTNLEIVQALRSLKGGNSLESEEMSQGKKKRVMNVYQVVDGKMQPIGKTKDPTPFNLPILSGNAYIVVNRGYIRSVLEDKRIQALIEWAKDTYSPDEFLWATIQRMPGVPGSTWPNSKFDMTDMNAIARMVKWQWHEGSEGSLQAVYPECKGHHVRSICVYGAGDLQWLTEQHHLFANKFDADRDLIAIYCLEKYLRYKALTELV, encoded by the exons ATGTGGTTTCCAAAACGAGGCTGGCGGCTACAATTATTGCAGTTCATTGCTGTACTGGGATCACTGTGGATGTTTATCCTACTTAGTCAATTGAAAACAGGCAGAAGTGCTGCCTACATCCTCAAGTATCAATGGCTAGTTTATACCGATGAAGATGAGAGCCCAGAGAAAGTTTGCAACTGCTCAGCAATCCTGCAGGGAGAGAAGGATGAAATACAGCAAGCCAAATTACTGACCATCACCAAAGACTTTCAGAAGAGTACTCAGATTCCTGATGAGTATTATATCAATGCAACGAAAGACTGCAG TGAATTCAAGATGAGGAGGAAATATATAACTTTCCCATTAAGCAAGGAAGAAGAGGACTTTCCACTAGCTTACTCTATGGTTGTCCATCACAAG GTTCATAGCTTTGAACGACTACTGCGAGCTATCTACGCACCTCAAAATATTTATTGCGTCCATGTGGACAAAAAAGCACCGGCCTCAGTCTTTATTGCCATCAATGCCATTACTTCCTGTTTCCCAAATGTGTTCATGGTCAGCAAGACTGTGGATGTGGTCTACGCTGGATGGACACGTGTACAGGCTGATCTTAACTGCATGGCTGATCTCTATAACACCAGTACAACATGGAAATACTTCATCAACCTCTGTGGTCAGGATTTCCCTCTAAAAACTAATTTGGAAATTGTGCAAGCTTTGCGTTCACTAAAAGGAGGTAACAGTTTGGAGTCGGAAGAAATGTCTcaaggaaagaagaagagggtGATGAATGTTTACCAAGTAGTTGATGGAAAAATGCAG CCAATAGGAAAAACAAAGGATCCAACTCCCTTCAATCTCCCTATACTATCAGGAAATGCCTACATTGTGGTCAACCGAGGTTACATTCGCAGTGTGTTGGAAGACAAGCGAATACAGGCCCTCATTGAGTGGGCCAAAGACACCTACAGTCCTGATGAGTTTCTGTGGGCAACAATACAACGAATGCCTGGTGTTCCTGGTTCAACATGGCCCAACAGTAAATTTGACATGACAGACATGAATGCAATTGCACGGATGGTGAAGTGGCAGTGGCACGAGGGGTCAGAGGGTTCTCTGCAAGCAGTATACCCAGAATGTAAAGGCCACCATGTCAGATCAATATGTGTGTATGGTGCTGGAGACCTGCAGTGGTTGACTGAACAGCATCACCTTTTTGCCAATAAGTTTGATGCAGACAGAGATCTCATTGCTATCTACTGCTTGGAGAAATATCTGAGATACAAGGCACTGACTGAGTTAGTTTAG